The Mytilus trossulus isolate FHL-02 unplaced genomic scaffold, PNRI_Mtr1.1.1.hap1 h1tg000247l__unscaffolded, whole genome shotgun sequence genome includes the window taatatattcaatcgattgattttatttgtttatgtttattatacGTCTATATAACGAATTatgatgtttaattttatttaattttagttttcatTCACATTATTGCTTTCTCTTTTATTGATGCATCTTATGTTGATGCTATCCATGCTAATTGCATTTTGTTATGCAGATTATTCTGGTAACTCCCTATGAGgtatgtaatttatatttaatattcgATGCACGCCCGACAGTCATCTAATATGGCTAGACAATACAATTATACATAATGCACCTAATTGTTATTTGATGTTGTAAATTATTTGGGAGATTTATACTTAACTATAGGCTTCCGTTAAGAAATATTTGgtacatgttttaaattgactattgattaattgatttatCATCAATTATTTTCCGTCATAGATATCGCGCTGTTCATTtcatgtttacttttatatttatttaaacatatattttaagattggtaatcaatttttatttttacactgTGCTTATTTATTGGAAGGTTAGTGATGCCTAGGGGAAAAACTGTCGCGAGGGGAAAAGGAGTTAAAAGAAGGAGAACAGCACGGGTTACTGAGAATGACAGGACAGCTGCATTGTCTCAAACAGAAAATGATTTACTGCCGCCACGGACGCAATTTACAACATCTAATGCACCAGGACCATCTACCACGTTTAACAGTTCAGTGGATTTACAGAATAATGAAGAGTACGTAATGCCTGCGTATTCTCAAAACAGCAATGAACAAggtacatttcaaaattttgagtCTAATGTTAATTCTGTACATGAAATTGCCAGCATCAGCAATGATTTGGGTAATAATGTTTCTAGCAATATCagacaaaaaatcttaaatggTGAATATATTGATCTGGGTTGTTTATTGTCGAACCCATTACCTATTGATGATAATTCTAATACTTTGATAATTAAAGATGGTGTTCTACAATCTAAACCAAAAGCATCAACAGTAAAGATTAATAGTATTAGTCAGTGGACTGATGCATTCCtgattttcattgatatttaccTGTCAAGTCATTTGGGAGAGGCAAGAGGGCTTCTGAAATACATGAGTAACATTCGTCTGGGAGCTAGTAGGGCTCCCGGTTTAGGCTGGAAGAGGTATGACGAGCAGttccgtttaaaaaaaacaagaatgccGTCTTGTAACTGGGGAGCAGTTGATTTAGAGCTTTGGTTACTTTTTATGTATGATGATAACGCACAATCCAATCAAAACCCTGTAACAAATGCGTATAAATGTTATGATTATAACAATGGATCCTGTACTAGGTTTAACTGTCATTATTCACATAGTTGTTTACGTTGTTCAGGTATTCAACCATCGGTAAACTGTACACGATTTCAAGGTGCTCagacaaattttaattttaggcGTGGTCCTAGATTCGCTGCTGGACAACCAAATAACAGTTCGCAACGAGGCTCGAGTGTTAATCCAAGGGCAGCTGTCAGATTCCAGCGACCAGCTTTCAACGGTTCATTCAATCGCTAATACGCCAATTAAATTTGATGTTCTTTGCAAGTTTTTGGAAAATTATAGTAATAAAACAGTTGCTTCAGAATTATATTTGGGATTTTTGGAAGGTTTTCGTCTAAATTATACTGGACCTAGGATGACTACTGATTGTAGAAATCTAGTTTCTGTTTTTGGCAATGAAGTTGAGGTTGCAAACAAATTATTGAAAGCAATTAATTTGGGAAGAATAGCTGGTCCATTTAACAATATACCACTTTCTAATCTAAGATTGTCTCCGATTGGCTTATGTCCTAAAAAGGATGGTTCTTGGAGGCTTATACAACATTTATCATACCCACACGGTTTAAGCGTAAATGATTATATTGATAAAGGCTTGTGTTCTGTGAACTATACATCGTTTGACCATGCACTTGATATGGTGGGTAGCCAAGGAAAGTTCGCCCTAATCGGAAAAAAAGATATCAGCTCGGCATTTAGGCTTTTACCAGTACACCCTGATGATTTTGAGTTATTGGGTTTCAAGTTTTTGGACTTTTACTTCGTGGACCGCTGCTTGCCTCAAGGTTGTAGTCTGTCTTGCGCAACGTTTGAGAAATTCTCAACTTTTTTAGAATGTATCTTTAAGGACAAAACGGGATCGGAAAGTGTTATACACTACCTAgatgattttttgtttgcagGCCCGGGGGCTGATTCAACTTGCCTTAACCTGATGAGTGAATTCGATTGTTTATGTGACCACTTAGGAGTTCCTTTGGCACATGATAAGACCGTTGGTCCAACTCATGTTCTTACTTTTTTGGGGCTTGAAATTAATACAATTGAAATGTCTGTAAAAATTCCCAAAGAGAAATTGctgaaattgaaaacaataatttcagacttgttaagaaaaaaaagaacaacattACGTGTTCTCCAGTCCTTTACaggcattttgaatttttgttcgAGAGTGATCCCTACGGGTAGGGCATTCAACAGACGTTTCTATGATGCCATGTCAGGAATATCAAATCCTCGGCACCATATAAGGCTCACTGCTTCAATTAAGGAAGACATAAGGCTGTGGTCGTTATTTTTAGATTGTTTTAATGGCAAATTTTTTTTCCCGATTCGGATTGGATATCAAATGTTGATATGGAGTTATTTACTGATAGTGCTGGGAGTGCGTTTGGTGGGTGTGCTTCTTATTTACATCCTAATTGGGCTTTCTTTCCTTGGCCGTCATTTTGGTTAGGTTGCGATATATTAAAGGACATTACATTTTTAGAGTTATTACCTATTGTTTTAGCCTTTCATTTGTGGTATGAGATCTTTGCGAATAAGAAAATTATCTTACACGTTGACAATAAAGCACTTGTTCATATCTTGAATTCTAAAACGTCTAGATCAAGAAGGGTAATGCATATTCTTCGTCCTTTAGTTTTAAAACCTATGGTTTATAATATTCAGTTCAAAGCAATGCATATTACATCAAACAAAAACTGTATTGCGGATGCAATTTCTCGTCAACAGTGGCCACGGTTTCGTCGCATGTCTCCAGAGGCGCTACAAGAACCAGAAAAGGTCCCACAGTCTTTTCTTCAAGTGATCTCAAATTTGAATCCAACAAGTTGTTAACGGCGTCAATCTCACCAAACACAAGTGACACTTATGAAACTGCTGTCAGGTCATTTGATCAATTTAGATCTTTACACGGACATGCCATTGTTTGGCCACCCTCACTTAATGTCATCTGTAACTTTATAGCATATTTATCTGTGCGAGGTTATGCTCCGTCTACTGTCAAGTCTTATATTTTTGGTATAGcctttaaatgtaaaatgttaaatattactGATAACACtcacaattttataattaagaaaatGTTAATTGGAATGGAAAGGCTTGACAAACGAGTGGATTCAAGATTGCCAATTACACCACAGattttagataaattaattTCACTATTACCATCTGTATGTCTCTCACAGTATGAGACAATATTGTTTTCGGGGTTGTTTAGTTTGGCGTATTTCGGTTTTTTCAGGATAGGGGAATTAGTAGTCAATAAATCACTGGCACATTCTCACACTTTGTCGTTAGATGATTTTagtttttcagaaaataacGTTTCTATCAACCTTAAATTTTCGAAAACTGATCAGTTAGGCAAAGGTAGTTTAATAATTATACCTTCAATTAATTCTCATGTATGTCCTGttcatttattaaagaaatattttattgccAGGCCCAAAATCATTGGTCCTGCATTCATACACTTCGGTGGAAACTATGTTACACGTTATCAGTTTAACGCTGTTTTAAAGAAAGCTCTGAATGTGGCGAATATTACATCGAATAATTTTCAAAGTCATAGTTTTAGGATCGGAGCTGCATCTCAGTCTTCGAAAATGGGGTTTTCTGATGTTGAAATTCAGGATTTTGGTCGTTGGGAATCAAAAGCTTATAAAAGATATATCAGAATACCAACACTAAAGTTAGCAAGTCAAATTTATTAGTGTCATCatttattgtttgtatatattgtacataattgtttaaaatgtgaATACTCGCCTGATCGTCACTTTAAGACTTTCAGGTCAACAAAAGAGTGTTTGGTTGGTGGGTTCTTCAATCATCAAACATGCATTTGTACATGCTAGAAAGTCTGTCGATGGTGTAAATTTAGGTTTGGAACGAATAAACTCTACAATATGGTGGCAGGGAAAAAGTGGAATGAGGATTTGTGAGATATTACCCAAAGTCAAACATTTGCTTACATTTAAAGAACCCCCGCAAGTATTAGTATTTCACTGTGGTGGAAATGATATCGGACATAAAGTGTCTTGTGTATTAGgacatgatattttaaaagtaattgattGCCTTCGGGTCTTACTACCAAAGTCAAAATTTGTCTGGTCTCAAATTTTACCCAGATTGAAATACAGGAATGAGGTTGTACACAGATCTTTGAACAGAACTTGAGTTAGATTACATAGTTTAGTAGCTACATATATTATCAAACATGGCGGTGCTTATATTAGATATCCAGAAATATCTGAAGACAACCCAGATTTATTTTTTGACGGTGTTCATTTATCAGATATCggaaatgatttgtttttgtataggTTACAGCAAGGTTTATTTGACATTATAAAATTTTCACATACAATTTGTCCACAAAACGGCGAAGAAGGTCCATGGCTTCGGGAATCTGTTAGCTTGTAGTTACGGCGGTCAGATTCTTTAACATACAggttttttattatcaaataaatcacCTTCATAGTACTGGTTGGCGGTAACAATTTTCGAAACATTCTGTTATGACAGAAAATTTCGAATTTGTTTAGTGGCGGACTTTATAGGCTGCACCAGTACCGATAAacttgatttattattatttaatttagaacATTAATACATTTCTTCATTTACACTTCAAACGTAGTTTTTTCATGTTGATTTGGACATCTGTTGCCAGGGTTCAATTCAGCACACTATTAATTCataatttcattacattttatttttatttcaattttaattatctattatattttgaagatttgatttataattttaatttacgGTTACCCAAAGACCCTTTGTTCATGGGTTGGTAACCGACAGAAGCCGTGATCTTACTTCgccaataaatatatattattttaacatgtGTTATCTCTTATAATTCGATTTAAAGGGCTCGACCATTAAATCGCGTTATCAGAGGAAGATCAGCAATAGTTCATTAGCAGGTCAAAGCAGACGCGCATGTCTAAATTTATTACACTACATATAGATTAACTGCTCCCGCACTCTCATCACAAATATTGCAAACGCTATCTTCACGGATTTATATTGATCTAAGGTCAGActattgatttaatttattatacacaTGATTACTTGATACCCACCCAGCCTCTCCCATTTTATTTTTCGATACTGctgtttctgtttttattttacagatttatGTGTGTTGTCTGTACATATACTTCAACTTTAAAGAAAAACCTGTCACGGCTTCTGCATCTGTTTGTGTTTATGTAAACACAATTAACCGAACTACGACATCCATATGGTTAAGTGATAATGTTTGACAATAATAATGCACTGACCAAAGATGTTTTTATGACCGTCTGTTGCCAGATGTCATGAACCGGCGGACTTTATAGGCTGCACCAGTACCGATAAacttgatttattattatttaatttagaacATTAATACATTTCTTCATTTACACTTCAAACGTAGTTTTTTCATGTTGATTTGGACATCTGTTGCCAG containing:
- the LOC134701682 gene encoding uncharacterized protein LOC134701682; translation: MPRGKTVARGKGVKRRRTARVTENDRTAALSQTENDLLPPRTQFTTSNAPGPSTTFNSSVDLQNNEEYVMPAYSQNSNEQGTFQNFESNVNSVHEIASISNDLGNNVSSNIRQKILNGEYIDLGCLLSNPLPIDDNSNTLIIKDGVLQSKPKASTVKINSISQWTDAFLIFIDIYLSSHLGEARGLLKYMSNIRLGASRAPGLGWKRYDEQFRLKKTRMPSCNWGAVDLELWLLFMYDDNAQSNQNPVTNAYKCYDYNNGSCTRFNCHYSHSCLRCSGIQPSVNCTRFQGAQTNFNFRRGPRFAAGQPNNSSQRGSSVNPRAAVRFQRPAFNGSFNR